Proteins from a single region of Arctopsyche grandis isolate Sample6627 chromosome 1, ASM5162203v2, whole genome shotgun sequence:
- the Usp39 gene encoding ubiquitin specific protease 39, protein MANEQKNPRKRPAPESVPLPAVALIAGVPSKLQRLCPYLDTINRQYLDFDFEKLCSVSLTRINVYACLVCGKYFQGRGTNTHAYTHSVSESHHVFLNLHTLKFYCLPDNYEVIDSSLDDIKYVLNPTFTIKQINSLDTDTKLSRAIDGTMYMPGILGLNNIKANDYCNVILQCLSHVRPLRNYFLREGNYAAVKRPPGDSQFLLVQRFGELLRKLWNPRAFKAHVSPHEMLQAVVLWSHKKFQFIKQGDPIDFLSWFLNSLHLALNGTKNASSSIIYKSFLGQMRIYTRKLPPADLDDATKAELLNEEYKEVITESPFLYLTCDLPPTPLFIDEFRENIIPQVNLYQLLTKFNGQAAKEYKTYKENFLKRFEITKLPPYLILYIKRFTKNTFFVEKNPTVINFPVKNIDFGEFLTPEIKAQYNGKTVYDLVGNIVHDGSPDKGTYRAHVLHHPTQQWYELQDLHVTDILPQMITLTEAYIQIYELKSD, encoded by the exons ATGGCGAACGAGCAAAAGAATCCCCGGAAGCGGCCCGCACCCGAGTCTGTGCCTCTCCCCGCAGTCGCTCTAATCGCCG gtGTACCGAGTAAACTGCAGCGTTTGTGCCCATATCTGGATACTATCAATCGACAGTACTTAGACTTCGATTTCGAGAAATTATGCTCGGTTTCTTTAACCAGAATCAATGTTTATGCATGCTTGGTGTGTGGAAAATACTTCCAG GGGCGTGGAACGAACACGCACGCGTACACACACTCCGTATCGGAGAGTCATCAcgtatttcttaatctacatacattgaAATTCTATTGCCTGCCTGATAACTACGAAGTTATAG ATTCGTCACTTGATGATATCAAATACGTATTGAATCCTACGTTTACTATTAAGCAAATAAATTCATTGGATACGGATACAAAATTGTCTCGGGCAATTGACGGCACTATGTACATGCCTGGTATTCTCggattgaataatataaaagccAATGATTATTGCAATGTTATTCTTCAG TGTTTATCTCATGTTCGGCCGTTGAGAAACTATTTTCTGCGAGAGGGTAACTATGCAGCTGTTAAACGGCCTCCCGGTGATTCGCAGTTTCTTTTGGTACaaagatttggtgagttattgAGGAAATTATGGAATCCACGGGCATTCAAAGCTCACGTGTCTCCTCACGAAATGTTGCAAGCTGTTGTGCTGTGGTCgcataaaaaatttcagtttattAAGCAAG GTGATCCAATAGATTTTTTGTCATGGTTTTTGAATTCGTTACATCTAGCTTTGAATGGAACCAAAAATGCGAgtagttcaattatatataaatcgttTCTTGGACAGATGAGAATATACACGAG aaaattgcCACCTGCTGACTTGGATGATGCTACCAAAGCAGAATTATTAAATGAAGAATATAAAGAGGTTATCACCGAATctccatttttatatttgacgtGTGATCTACCACCAACTccattatttattgatgaatttcgtgaaaatattattccgcag gtCAACCTGTATCAATTGCTTACAAAATTTAACGGACAAGCCGCCAAAGAATATAAAACttacaaagaaaatttcttaaaGCGATTTGAAATAACCAAACTTCCGCCATaccttattttgtatataaagcgATTCACTAAAAATACATTCTTTGTCGAAAAAAATCCAACGGTCATAAATTTTCCTGTTAA aaatattgatttcggtgaatttTTAACACCCGAAATAAAAGCTCAATATAATGGAAAGACTGTATATGATTTGGTTGGAAATATTGTTCATGATGGTTCTCCTGATAAAGGAACGTATAGAGCGCACGTTCTTCATCATCCAACCCAGCAATG GTATGAACTGCAAGATTTGCATGTGACGGACATATTGCCCCAAATGATCACACTCACGGAagcttacatacaaatttatgaATTGAAAAGCGActga